GCTCTAGTCCCAGTAATGTATTTATCAGCTGGTACATGTGTCCAGCTAATAATCTTAGGAGGTGGAACCATAAAGCTTTTCATCAAGACGGTGTGCAACGACGGGGCAAACTGTGATGCCAAGTCATTGACTAATGTAGAGTGCTTCCTGGTGTTCATGTGCATGGCTATTGTTGTGGCTCAGTTTCCCAACCTGAACTCCATAGCATGGGTCTCATTGATTGGTGCCACCACAGGTATAGCATATTGTACTTTGATTTGGGCTCTTTCAATTGGCAAGGGCAGGCCTAATGGCACTTCATACAACCCACCGGAGATGGATGACGAAATGGATAGATTTGGCGGGATTCTGAATGCTCTTGGCATCATTGTTCTTGCATTCAGAGGCCACAATGTTGTTCTTGAGATTCAGGTGAGTGTAATTCTTGCTAGTTTTTCATTGTTATTCAAAACTTGGGTCTATTACTCTTCTAAGAGCTTGTCTTTAATTAGGAAGTTTTTATGTGAACCGAAACACTTGTCAAGTAGTGTACtattttaaagttataatatatatacatgtgctACAATTTGAGCGGAATTAACACCATGTGGTTGTGTTCTAGATAGatttaaaaaatctctcattttttattatgttccaGGTAGATTCGAAAAATCTCTCATCTTTTTTGCACCCCAGAGTTTGATATCCACCCATCTTTGTGTTAGAATGAATTGATCTTATTGGGTGTGGAGCTTGCAGATGAAAATGTTTGATTCAAATCAAAGCCCCAATCATTGGTTTTGGTAGCCAAATTTTACCATTATTAGGTGTTAATAGTGCTGGTGTATacttgcaatttgattgtagcCTGTAAGAGTAAAGTTTTATACTTGATTGCAGGGGACATTGCCTTTAAGTCTAAAACACCAAACTCACAAGCCAATGTGGAGAGGAGTGACTGTATCATACCTAATTATAGCAATGTGTTTGTATCCTCTTGCTATAGCTGGATTCTGGGCTTATGGAAACAAGGTGAGAACAATTAACATTCCTCTTGTTCAACAATGAAAGTTGTAGCTCAAACTAATCTTTTGTACATGATCGTAATTGAATTCTTTTGATCCATGCAGGTACCTTCATCGAATGGAGGACTATTAATTGCAATGTCGAAATTCCATCAACATGACACATCAAAAATTGTGCTGGGACTGATATACGTACTTGTGGTCATAAATTGTATAAGTACATTCCAAATCTACAGCATGATAATTTTCGACAAACTAGAGACAAGCTACACTAGCAGGAAGAACAAGGCATGCACAAGGTGGCTTCGAACAACTTTCCGTCTTTTGTTTGGAGGAATGACATTCTTTGCAGCAGTAACTCTTCCATTTTTGGGTAGCTTGGCGCCTCTAATTGGAGGATTGACATTACCACTGACATATGCTTATCCATGTTTGATGTGGATTGCAATAAAGAAACCAAAGCCGAAAAGTGTTATGTGGTGCATCAACGTGGGACTGGGAGGCTTAGGCCTTGTTCTGAGTGCTCTTTTAGTCATTGCAGCAGCATGGAACTTAGCTAGCAGAGGTCTTCATGCCAACTTCTTCAAGCCTTCAGACCTTAATTagttttactttgcaaagaGAAAACCCATGTATATCGAAATTCACTAAGCAAGTGTAGTGAAAAGAAAATCATATGACAAACTTTTGTTAAGAGTCATATATATCATGGGAGCTTCATTTTAGGTTGCATGGACACTCCAAAACCCAAAAGTGTCATAGTATCCGACACTCCGACATGCCTCGGACAAGCCCGAGACACGGGTTGGACACGGTCAACCACTTGGACATGGTCAAGATACAGTTTGGACACGATCAAGATACAACAAGGGCcttttgtaaaattaaaaaacattttgGGGCAGTTTTTAAAATATTGAAACTAAAACCTAGAAGAGTCCCCAACCTCAACCTAACTTCATTCCTCTCAATCTAATCTGGCGCCTCCCTCCCCAGTACTCGTTCTCGCTTCATTTTCTTAGCCACTTTGTTCCGCATTAATTCCATGCGCAGAATCTAGCATCGACTATTTTGTTATGGGATATGTTATCCACATACtctattttatttctcacacatcctttattaatttatatccgttgatcattttcaattcatctgatccgacggctgaaaattaaaaaaatgtgtgaaaagtaaaaaaatgatgTGCAGATATCACATTCCTTTTGTTATATTATGAATTTGAAATATtgtttttaatatatgtaatgtttattatattttaatggtTGTATCCATGTTCTTATTTTTTGAGACCTATCGTGTCCCCATATTGTGTGCCCCCGTATCTGTATTTGTGTCTGTGCAACATAGGCTTCATTAACTGAGAAAACTTTTGAATTTCTTGTGCACTGTTATTGACTATATTAAAGATAAATATCAATTTACTATTCTTAAGTTTTGtggttttaatattttgtatatgaaatttttttcatcccagagtcatacctaaagtatAAATTTTGGGATAGTCTCATGTATCCGTCAGTCAAACTGTTAACTCTACCATTAACTAATGATGTGATGCCTATATGAATAATGATGAacgtcacgtgtcattaaagGAGTCGACGtgaaaattaaaagttttaaaaatattttttatcaaaaaaaaaaaaaacacccttTTTGTTACCCGTCTTCCTCCCAGAGAAAGTTCGATCCACCCATCCATCCCCAATCCCctcctcccttctctcctccgCGTCCCACCCAACCTTCCTTTCCTACCTCACCCTCCGGCCACCTCTTCTTCCAATCCCCTCCTCACACTCCTGAAATCGTTTTCGCTCGCGAAAGCTTGAGCTTCCCacttttccttctctctctctctctctctctctctatgaaaTGAAGAACTAGTCTCACTCTCGCTATTACTCacattcttctccttcttcaacAACCCCCAGCATTCTCCACTCTCTCTAgccctcttctttctctctgctCACTCCTCCCTGTTAGACCAAGTCCGAGTTACAAGAATCCAGCTCATGTTTAAACTCTAAAGTGCCTGCCATCATTACAACTATAGTGGACATGTGATTGCTGACTCATGGACAGCAGGGAGGACAGTAACCTGGACAGAAGGAAGGACAGAAGGAATACTGCACGTAGCTGCAATATTCCTTGACAGCAGACCTCATGTGCTCTGATGTGTTGCAGCATGGGCAGCAAGCACGCCAGTTTTAgtttattgtgtgtgtgtgtgtgtaagatgtatataaaacatCTAACTGTCATTTTGTAGGATATATAACAAAGTCTTCCCGTAAGGCTGTAAGGGTGAGTGAATTATTTATTGAGATCAGAAATTCTATCATGGTATACTGAGCCTTTCTGTCTAACGACAAAagatccttgtttttttttcttccgcaTCACTGTTTCCATGGCTGAAACTAATAATGTCAACCCTATTTTTCCCCCTCCTGCAACTTCATCCGTTAATCCCTTCTCCTCTTCCATGACTACCATAGTGAATATTAAGCTTGATCGTGCCAACTATCCTCTATGGTTGGCGCAAATTTTGCCAATACTGAAGAGTCGTGACCTGATGGGTTACGTCGACGGCTCTCTGGACTGTCCTCCGAAACACTTGGCTGGAAATACTGCTGTCAATCCGGAGTATGTTACATGGGTGCAACGCGATCAAATGGTTCTGAGTTGGATCAATGGCTCGCTGACTACTTCCGTTCTAGCAACTGTTGCCAGCAAACGCACATCTCGTGCGTCATGGGAGGCTCTTGAGCAGCGTTACGCATCCACTTCTCAGAATCGCATTCTCTTTTTGCGCAATGAATTGCTCCTGACCAAAAAAGGCGATCTCTCAGTAGCTGATTACTTGGATCGTGTCAATGCTATTTCCGATAATCTTGCTCTCGCCGGACAACCAGTAAGTGATAATGAACTggttcaaattattcttaataacCTTGGACCTGCATTCGAGATGACTGTCAATGCAGCTCAGGCACGTGATACTCCGATCACGTATCCAACCCTTGAAGCCCTCCTTTTGACCACGGAGAGGCGCATGATGGAACAAACTGTACCTATGGTGGAAGCTACTCCAGTCAATGCTTTTGTAGCTGCAAGAGGACGTGGTGGACGTTCTCGCGGAAATGGACGTGGTGGTTTTCCGTCCAATCGAGGTGGTGCTTCTCCTATCAACCAGCGAGGTTTCTTTCCTCGCAACACTAATCAGCGTAATCCTGCCGTTAATGGGGAACGCTTCAATACAAGTGGAGAGCGAATCACTTGTCAAATTTGTGGTAAGCCTGGCCATCCTGCTCTAGATTGTTATCAGCGCATGAATGGTGCTTATGAAGGAcgtattccaaccaaacgtCTTACTGCTATGGCCTCTTCACCAGTTACTTTGAATCGACAACAAAATGGCACCTGGTTACTGGACACAGGAGCTAATGCCCATGTCACTCCTGATATTCAAAATCTGGTAAATCCGAAGGAGTACAATGGTAATGAGAATATCGGTGGTGTAGGTAATGATACTGGCCTTTCCATTAAACATTATGGTTCGAATAAAATCAGTACTAAGGCTTGCTCATTTGAACTAAACAATATCCTTCATTGTCCATCCGCCTCCACTAGCCTTATTTCTGCCCATAAATTCACTCTTGATAACCATTGCTACCTACTAATATTTCCTCATTTTTTCCTTGTCAAGGACCTCAAGACCCAGAAGACGCTTTTCCGagggagatgtgagaatggGTTATACCCATTTCCAGGTGGCGGTGGATTACCCCAGTATCCTATTTCAACGTTCTTAGGTGTTAAAGTCTCAGCCAAAAAATGGCATTCTCGTCTTGGTCATCATGCGTCTTCaattattaagtttttaatttcaaataatcaAGTACCAAGTCATGGTACTGTCGATGTACTGTTTTGTGATTCTTGTCCTTTGGGCAAGAGTACCAAACTTCCCTTTAGCAAGTCCGAGTCTGTGTCTCACTCTCCTTTGGAACTTTTGCATTCCGATGTGTGGTGTTCACCAGTTATATCAATTGAAGGTTTTcgttattatgttttgtttgtcgatgatttttctcgctatTCTTGGATTTTTCCCATGAAACACAAATCTGAAGTATTTGGCATTTTTGTCACATTTAAGGCGCATGTTGAAAAAATGTTTAACACATTCATTAAAACCCTTCAATGTGATGAAGGTGGTGAGTATAAGAGTCAAGCCTTTAAACAGTTTCTTGCGACTCAAGGTATTTCCCAACGGTTTTCATGCCCTAAACATCCTGAGCAAAATGGAATGGCGGAACGAAAACATCGCCACATAGTCGAAACTAGTGTTGTCATGCTTTCCCATGCCCACATCCCTGACAAATATTGGTTTGATGCCTGTTTGACAGCCACATATCTAATTAATAGGTTACCAACTAaggttt
This genomic stretch from Pyrus communis chromosome 2, drPyrComm1.1, whole genome shotgun sequence harbors:
- the LOC137723276 gene encoding lysine histidine transporter-like 8, with the translated sequence MAAMEEVVVEANWSIDRVYSFRSASRRSESAQVIPITTSPTSEDSNYHVTSAANWGGGELNPQDAWLPITESRNGNTFSATFLLLCSGIGIQALLLPVALATLGWAWGIICLSLAFTGQLYTIWLLVHLHESDSGTRYSRYIDLAMTAFGQKLGTFLALVPVMYLSAGTCVQLIILGGGTIKLFIKTVCNDGANCDAKSLTNVECFLVFMCMAIVVAQFPNLNSIAWVSLIGATTGIAYCTLIWALSIGKGRPNGTSYNPPEMDDEMDRFGGILNALGIIVLAFRGHNVVLEIQGTLPLSLKHQTHKPMWRGVTVSYLIIAMCLYPLAIAGFWAYGNKVPSSNGGLLIAMSKFHQHDTSKIVLGLIYVLVVINCISTFQIYSMIIFDKLETSYTSRKNKACTRWLRTTFRLLFGGMTFFAAVTLPFLGSLAPLIGGLTLPLTYAYPCLMWIAIKKPKPKSVMWCINVGLGGLGLVLSALLVIAAAWNLASRGLHANFFKPSDLN